The DNA window GGGGATCGCATACGGCCGGTCATCCCGAGCGCGACACCAAGCTTGGTATCGAGATGACCACAGGCCCTCTCGGGCAGGGTTTCGGAACCGGGGTTGGTCTGGCATTGGCCGAAGCCCATCTCCGGGCCCGCGTTGGAGCTGAGCTCGTTGATCACCGGACCTGGGGGTTTGTCTCGGATGGGGACCTCATGGAGGGAATTTCCTACGAGTCCGCATCCGTCGCCGGGCATCTCGGCCTTGGAAAGCTCATTTACGTATTCGATGACAACAAGATCTCCATTGACGGGTCGATCGATATGGCTTTCAGCGAGGACGTCGCCAAACGTTTCGACGCTCTTGGTTGGCACACCGTCGAGATTGATGGTCACGATCCTCAGGCCATCCGGGAGGGGTTGACCACCTCGGTCGAGATTGAGGACAAACCTTCGTTGATTCTGGCCCACACGCATATCGGACACGGGAGTCCCCACAAGCAGGACACTTCTGCAGCTCACGGTTCGCCGCTGGGTGATGCCGAGATCAAGTTGGTGAAAGAAGCAATGGGATGGCCAACCGATGAGACTTTTACCGTGCCGACTGACGTGGTCGAGTCTTTCACCGCAGCAATGCGCCGGGGTAGGCGAGCCAGTGAGACCTGGACCGAGCGCAAAGCTGCGGCTAGCGCGGAGGTGCTGGAACTTTGGGAGAATCTCCATTCGTCCGAACCGATTCGCCTGGTTGCTCCGGACTTCGGCGAGAAGATTGCCACGAGGTCGGCGACGGGCAAGATTTTTGACCAGATCGCCCAAAAGGTGCCGGGGTTCCTCGGCGGAGCAGCTGATCTCGTGGGCTCCACCAAAACGCACATCTCTTCTGACGTCTACATGACCTCGGACGACTTGAGCCAGCGCAACATCGCCTTTGGTATTCGGGAACATGCCATGGCCACCATCGTGAACGGCCTCACCATCCACGGCGGTCTTCGGGCGTACGGGGCAACGTTCTTCGTGTTCAGCGACTACATGCGACCCGCCCTCCGATTGTCTGCCTTGATGGGGGCGCCGAGCATCTGGAACTTCAGCCACGATTCGATCTTCCTTGGTGAAGACGGTCCAACTCACCAGCCCATCGAACAGCTTGCTTCGCTTCGTGCCATGCCCGACATGTGGGTGATTCGCCCGGCCGATGCCGGTGAAACCGTCGAGGCCTGGGAATTGGCACTCAACCGG is part of the Acidimicrobiia bacterium genome and encodes:
- the tkt gene encoding transketolase; its protein translation is MTPDQHVRAVSTIKGLVIDAVQKANSGHPGMPMGMADLAVVLWSEFLTVNPDQPEWHDRDRFVLSNGHGSMLLYSLLHLAGFPLTLDDIKSFRQWGSHTAGHPERDTKLGIEMTTGPLGQGFGTGVGLALAEAHLRARVGAELVDHRTWGFVSDGDLMEGISYESASVAGHLGLGKLIYVFDDNKISIDGSIDMAFSEDVAKRFDALGWHTVEIDGHDPQAIREGLTTSVEIEDKPSLILAHTHIGHGSPHKQDTSAAHGSPLGDAEIKLVKEAMGWPTDETFTVPTDVVESFTAAMRRGRRASETWTERKAAASAEVLELWENLHSSEPIRLVAPDFGEKIATRSATGKIFDQIAQKVPGFLGGAADLVGSTKTHISSDVYMTSDDLSQRNIAFGIREHAMATIVNGLTIHGGLRAYGATFFVFSDYMRPALRLSALMGAPSIWNFSHDSIFLGEDGPTHQPIEQLASLRAMPDMWVIRPADAGETVEAWELALNRTDGPTCILTSRQDLPVLDRSGLEGSVAKGGYVLRDGTDVVLIGTGSEVSLALEASNILASEGISARVVSLPCWELFFAQDEAYRAGVLGTDLLRVS